One genomic segment of Pseudorasbora parva isolate DD20220531a chromosome 6, ASM2467924v1, whole genome shotgun sequence includes these proteins:
- the LOC137079155 gene encoding SCAN domain-containing protein 3-like codes for MVRSFTAQERATAASLRVSWILAKKKRPFTDSETVKDCMLAVVDSDAITVATLVVDEVINDDKIKTSVASAIKNVPLSDTSNIRRVEILAADVYETLLGDLMKADTMSIAVDESTDKTDTAQLCIYVRFFDSKCFREELLCLLPLEGHTTGDIVFGKISAFFKDNGLDMTRVCMLVTDGAPSMTGKVNGLAARWSAVAPQLISLHCIVHQAVLCAKLSGALKTTMDNVMATINFIRSTSSLQHRLFRMLLSELSAEHHDLLLHNDVRWLSKGKALERFCGLREEIITFLRSSKQKKAETHLSRILDDNFMADACFLCDIFKHLNDLNLALQGRDKTVIDLVEHMRAFPVKLDLFATDLSTGRMLHFPTLRKCISSPAQITDVMTDFIARLKINFAGRLDGLVLPTEVAVFVRDPFTVAIEGDLSARAKQVVPSIDEGKFTLELVDMRSSVTMAQELRTNGPTMFWTDVNVHQFPNIKKVAIVMLSMFGSTYTCESSFSHMNSIKSNSRCSLTDRTLHQCLRIALTTYEPKVTALVQNKKCHFSH; via the exons ATGGTGCGGTCATTCACAGCCCAAGAGAGAGCAACCGCAGCATCCCTTCGTGTTTCCTGGATACTGGCAAAAAAGAAAAGGCCATTCACAGACTCTGAAACCGTGAAGGACTGTATGCTGGCAGTCGTGgacagtgatgcca taactgtggcaacactggtcGTGGATGAGGTGATAAATGACGATAAAATTAAAACAAGCGTGGCTTCTGCTATAAAAAACGTACCCCTGTCAGATACTTCCAACATTCGTAGGGTTGAAATTCTTGCTGCAGATGTGTATGAAACACTGTTAGGAGACCTGATGAAAGCTGATACTATGTCTATAGCAGTAGATGAGTCCACAGACAAAACTGATACTGCTCAGTTGTGCATATATGTCCGTTTTTTTGACAGCAAATGCTTCAGAGAGGAGCTTCTCTGCCTACTGCCGTTAGAAGGACACACAACGGGCGATATAGTCTTTGGGAAAATTTCcgctttttttaaagacaatggTCTGGATATGACGCGTGTGTGCATGCTTGTGACAGATGGGGCTCCATCCATGACAGGTAAAGTGAATGGTTTGGCAGCACGTTGGTCCGCTGTTGCACCTCAGTTGATCTCCTTACACTGCATTGTGCATCAGGCGGTGTTGTGCGCGAAACTAAGTGGGGCGCTCAAAACGACCATGGACAACGTGATGGCTACAATTAACTTTATTCGCTCCACATCAAGCCTCCAACACCGCTTGTTCCGCATGCTGCTGTCAGAACTGTCTGCTGAGCACCACGACCTGCTTTTGCATAATGACGTGAGGTGGCTGTCCAAAGGCAAAGCACTGGAGCGGTTCTGTGGTCTCAGAGAGGAGATCATAACTTTCCTCCGCAGCAGCAAGCAAAAAAAGGCAGAAACGCACTTGAGTCGCATACTGGACGACAACTTCATGGCTGATGCCTGCTTTCTGTGTGACATATTCAAACACCTGAATGATCTCAATTTGGCACTACAAGGCAGAGACAAAACTGTCATCGACCTTGTGGAACATATGCGTGCATTCCCAGTTAAACTGGACCTTTTCGCAACTGATTTGAGCACAGGCCGAATGCTGCATTTTCCGACACTCCGCAAATGCATCTCATCCCCCGCACAAATCACGGATGTGATGACAGATTTTATTGCGAGGTTGAAAATTAACTTTGCTGGTCGATTGGATGGACTTGTTCTGCCCACAGAGGTGGCCGTTTTTGTCAGAGACCCGTTCACTGTTGCAATAGAAGGGGACTTATCCGCCAGAGCAAAGCAAGTGGTTCCTTCCATTGACGAGGGGAAATTCACACTCGAACTTGTTGACATGCGGTCATCTGTAACCATGGCACAGGAGCTTCGCACTAACGGGCCTACAATGTTTTGGACTGATGTCAACGTACATCAGTTCCCTAACATTAAGAAAGTAGCGATCGTCATGCTCAGTATGTTTGGTTCAACTTACACATGTGAGTCAAGCTTTTCACACATGAACTCCATAAAAAGCAACTCTCGTTGCTCCCTGACAGACCGTACTCTCCACCAATGCCTTCGGATTGCATTGACAACGTATGAGCCTAAAGTCACTGCTCTCgttcaaaacaaaaaatgtcacTTCTCCCACTAA